A window of Candidatus Pantoea floridensis contains these coding sequences:
- a CDS encoding H-NS family histone-like protein — translation MSEEFKAFSNIRTLRAKSRETSLEILEEILEKLTSIVEEKRHEEESGMKEKEERKVKLDAIREQLLADGIDPQELLGHYGSSSASKKQKSSRNPRPAKYKYTDENGNEKSWTGQGRTPKAIKSALDTGKNLDDFMI, via the coding sequence ATGAGTGAAGAGTTTAAAGCATTTAGCAACATTCGGACTTTAAGAGCAAAATCACGTGAAACCTCACTAGAAATTCTCGAAGAAATTCTTGAAAAACTGACATCAATCGTTGAAGAAAAACGTCACGAAGAAGAGTCAGGCATGAAAGAAAAAGAAGAGAGGAAAGTAAAACTTGACGCTATCCGAGAGCAACTCCTTGCAGATGGAATCGATCCACAGGAATTACTTGGTCATTATGGTTCAAGCTCAGCTTCAAAAAAACAAAAGTCAAGCCGCAATCCTCGACCTGCAAAATATAAATATACCGACGAAAATGGCAATGAGAAAAGCTGGACAGGGCAGGGGCGTACACCTAAAGCTATAAAAAGCGCTCTCGACACTGGTAAAAATCTTGATGATTTTATGATCTAG
- a CDS encoding site-specific integrase encodes MLKVYVNGEDNGSAYEAKTKGYYFFLNDEAWRLSRNVTVNIKMVKDVIDKELMEGYLKVLKYLACELSPASVKVINNNFRRFIVSVEPKRVDEFSLVRFRGSDGKNNNIMSSVRILIKKWYELGYSGIDEDAYDFLCKLIITDNKKGEVVRRRDKVKGPLTDIELQSFLEACYRAYEKGNIDITQLAMALLTSATGRRPLQISQMKVSDIRRLKVNENSYSYVISIPRIKQGLGFREACRNFQVTKELYDLLRKQCDLSIEQIRSILKRELTNKEIENTPLFISMQKLESFKINNELREIFVSDKAHEYSVKINKTLAFIAKTENVISERTYERLNVNPRRFRYTVGTRAAREGASELVIAELLDHSTTQYTGVYVEFNADHVARIDDAVGNHMKKYAGFFQGKIQGDDSIKKNELAVRDLSGDVTGACGGCKSCRANVPVPCYTCHHFRPFIDAPHIELRDHLLKQRERIMTDTNDETMSKTLDRTIMAVEEVVKKCETLKLQRSNRYE; translated from the coding sequence ATGTTAAAAGTATATGTTAATGGTGAAGATAATGGGAGCGCTTATGAAGCTAAAACGAAAGGTTATTACTTTTTCCTAAATGATGAGGCATGGAGACTAAGCCGAAATGTGACGGTAAATATCAAAATGGTTAAGGATGTAATTGATAAAGAATTAATGGAAGGATATTTAAAGGTGCTTAAATATCTGGCTTGTGAATTAAGCCCTGCTTCAGTTAAAGTAATAAATAATAATTTCAGGAGGTTTATTGTAAGTGTAGAGCCAAAGCGAGTTGATGAGTTTTCCCTTGTGAGGTTTAGAGGATCTGATGGCAAGAACAATAATATTATGTCATCGGTAAGGATACTCATAAAAAAATGGTATGAATTGGGTTACTCTGGAATAGATGAAGATGCATATGATTTCTTGTGTAAATTGATAATCACTGACAACAAAAAAGGAGAAGTTGTAAGAAGAAGAGATAAAGTTAAAGGCCCACTTACTGATATAGAATTACAATCTTTTCTTGAAGCTTGCTATAGAGCATATGAAAAAGGAAACATAGATATTACTCAATTAGCGATGGCTTTGCTGACAAGCGCAACCGGAAGAAGGCCACTACAGATTTCACAGATGAAGGTATCTGATATAAGAAGGCTAAAAGTAAATGAGAATAGCTATTCATATGTCATTAGCATCCCAAGGATAAAGCAAGGCTTGGGATTCAGGGAAGCTTGCAGAAATTTTCAAGTGACAAAAGAATTATACGATTTACTCCGTAAGCAGTGCGATTTGAGCATCGAGCAAATTCGTAGCATACTTAAAAGAGAGCTAACTAACAAAGAGATTGAAAATACACCGCTATTTATATCAATGCAAAAGTTAGAAAGCTTCAAAATAAATAATGAATTGAGAGAGATATTTGTATCGGATAAAGCTCACGAATACTCTGTAAAGATAAATAAGACACTTGCTTTTATTGCTAAAACAGAAAATGTTATTTCGGAAAGAACTTATGAAAGATTAAATGTAAACCCTCGACGATTTCGTTATACGGTTGGCACAAGAGCTGCGAGAGAAGGTGCCAGCGAATTAGTTATTGCAGAACTATTAGATCACTCTACAACTCAATATACGGGGGTATACGTTGAATTTAATGCTGATCATGTTGCAAGAATTGATGATGCAGTGGGAAATCATATGAAAAAATATGCTGGTTTTTTCCAAGGTAAAATTCAGGGTGATGACTCAATAAAGAAAAATGAATTAGCAGTTAGGGATTTATCAGGGGATGTCACTGGAGCATGTGGTGGTTGTAAATCATGTCGGGCTAATGTTCCTGTCCCTTGTTATACCTGCCATCACTTTCGCCCATTTATTGATGCACCACATATAGAACTACGAGATCATTTATTAAAACAA
- the mutS gene encoding DNA mismatch repair protein MutS, translating to MKESTDKDFSTHTPMMQQYLRLKADHPDILLFYRMGDFYELFYDDAKRASQLLEISLTKRGASAGEPIPMAGVPYHAVEGYLAKLIQLGESVAICEQIGDPALSKGPVERKVVRIVTPGTISDEALLQERQDNLLAAIFQSQRGFGYATLDISSGRFRLSEPADLETMAAELQRTNPAELLYPEDFQAMALIDQRRGLRRRPLWEYEIDTARQQLNLQFGTRDLSGFGVEQAHLALRAAGCLLQYVKDTQRTSLPHIRSLSMERQQDSVIMDAATRRNLEITQNLAGGIENTLAAILDKTVTPMGSRMLKRWLHMPLRDVTTIARRQESIAELQSLSQDLQPVLRQVGDLERILARLALRTARPRDLARMRHAFQQLPELNQLLEGAEATQLVNLRSQMGEFKELRELLEQAIIESPPVLVRDGGVIAPGYNAELDEWRALADGATDYLDRLEIREREKLGLDTLKVGFNAIHGYYIQVSRGQSHLVPIHYVRRQTLKNAERYIIPELKEYEDKVLTSKGKALALEKGLYDELFDRLLPHLEALQISAAALSELDVLANLAERAWTLNYCRPVLQEKAGIRITAGRHPVVEQVLKEPFIANPLSLSPQRRMLIITGPNMGGKSTYMRQTALIALMAWIGSYVPAEETVIGPIDRIFTRVGAADDLASGRSTFMVEMTETANILHNATENSLVLMDEIGRGTSTYDGLSLAWACAESLANRIKAMTLFATHYFELTTLPEKMEGVVNVHLDAVEHGDTIAFMHSVQDGAASKSYGLAVAALAGVPKEVIKRARNKLKELEALSGSSAASTVEGSQMQLLVAETSPAVDALEALDPDSLTPKQALEWIYRLKTLV from the coding sequence ATGAAAGAGTCTACAGATAAGGACTTTTCAACCCATACGCCGATGATGCAGCAATACCTGCGCCTGAAGGCCGATCATCCTGACATTCTGCTGTTTTATCGCATGGGCGATTTCTATGAGCTGTTTTACGATGATGCGAAACGCGCCTCGCAGCTGCTGGAAATCTCGTTAACCAAACGCGGTGCATCCGCGGGTGAACCGATTCCAATGGCCGGCGTGCCTTACCATGCAGTAGAAGGTTATCTGGCAAAACTGATCCAACTCGGCGAATCAGTGGCGATCTGTGAGCAGATTGGCGATCCCGCCCTGAGCAAAGGCCCGGTAGAGCGCAAAGTCGTGCGCATTGTTACGCCCGGCACCATCAGTGATGAAGCGTTGCTACAAGAGCGTCAGGATAATCTCCTCGCCGCCATCTTCCAGAGCCAGCGCGGTTTTGGCTATGCAACACTGGATATCAGTTCTGGTCGATTCCGCCTAAGTGAACCTGCCGATTTGGAAACCATGGCAGCCGAGTTGCAGCGCACTAATCCGGCCGAGTTACTCTACCCCGAAGATTTTCAGGCCATGGCGCTGATTGACCAGCGCCGCGGCCTGCGCCGTCGTCCTCTTTGGGAGTATGAAATCGATACTGCGCGCCAGCAGCTCAATCTGCAATTTGGCACCCGCGATCTCAGTGGCTTTGGCGTCGAACAGGCGCACCTTGCCCTGCGCGCCGCAGGATGCCTGCTGCAATATGTCAAAGATACGCAACGCACCTCGCTGCCGCATATCCGCTCGCTGAGTATGGAACGTCAGCAGGACAGCGTGATTATGGATGCTGCTACGCGCCGTAATCTGGAGATCACTCAGAATCTGGCAGGCGGCATCGAGAATACGCTGGCGGCGATCCTGGATAAAACAGTTACGCCAATGGGCAGCCGCATGCTGAAACGCTGGCTGCATATGCCGCTGCGCGATGTCACCACTATCGCACGCCGTCAGGAATCTATCGCTGAGTTGCAATCGCTTAGCCAGGATTTGCAGCCGGTGTTGCGGCAGGTAGGCGATCTGGAGCGTATTCTGGCGCGCCTGGCACTCCGCACCGCTCGCCCACGCGATCTAGCGCGTATGCGCCATGCTTTCCAGCAGCTCCCGGAATTAAATCAGCTGCTTGAAGGGGCTGAGGCAACTCAGCTGGTCAATCTGCGATCGCAAATGGGTGAGTTCAAGGAACTGCGCGAGCTGCTGGAGCAGGCCATCATTGAATCTCCGCCGGTACTGGTGCGCGACGGTGGCGTGATTGCACCCGGCTATAATGCAGAACTGGATGAATGGCGGGCTTTGGCGGATGGCGCGACCGATTATCTTGATCGTCTGGAGATCCGTGAGCGTGAAAAGCTGGGGCTGGACACGCTAAAAGTCGGCTTTAATGCCATCCACGGCTATTACATTCAGGTTAGTCGCGGACAAAGTCATCTGGTACCAATTCACTACGTACGCCGCCAGACGCTTAAAAATGCCGAGCGTTATATCATTCCTGAACTGAAAGAGTACGAAGACAAAGTTCTGACCTCGAAAGGCAAAGCGCTGGCGCTGGAAAAAGGCCTTTATGATGAGTTATTCGATCGCTTATTGCCACATCTCGAAGCGCTGCAAATCAGCGCGGCCGCGCTATCAGAACTGGACGTGTTAGCAAACCTGGCCGAACGTGCCTGGACACTTAATTACTGCCGTCCGGTGTTACAAGAAAAAGCCGGCATTCGTATTACTGCTGGGCGCCATCCTGTGGTGGAACAGGTGCTAAAAGAGCCCTTTATCGCTAACCCGCTATCGCTCTCACCCCAGCGTCGCATGTTGATCATCACCGGGCCGAATATGGGTGGTAAAAGTACCTATATGCGCCAGACTGCATTGATTGCATTAATGGCGTGGATTGGCAGCTATGTGCCGGCGGAAGAGACGGTCATCGGCCCAATTGATCGTATTTTTACCCGCGTTGGTGCAGCCGACGATCTGGCTTCTGGTCGCTCAACCTTTATGGTAGAGATGACTGAAACCGCCAACATTCTGCATAACGCCACCGAAAATAGCCTGGTGTTGATGGATGAAATTGGTCGCGGCACTTCTACCTATGATGGGCTATCGCTGGCATGGGCGTGCGCCGAGAGCCTGGCAAATCGCATTAAGGCCATGACGCTGTTCGCCACCCACTATTTTGAGCTGACAACCCTGCCTGAGAAAATGGAAGGCGTGGTGAATGTGCACCTGGATGCCGTTGAGCATGGCGATACCATCGCCTTTATGCACAGCGTACAGGATGGTGCGGCGAGTAAAAGTTATGGTCTTGCTGTAGCAGCGTTGGCGGGCGTACCTAAAGAGGTAATTAAGCGCGCGCGTAACAAGCTTAAAGAGCTGGAAGCGTTATCTGGCAGTTCTGCTGCATCAACGGTTGAAGGATCACAAATGCAGCTTTTGGTCGCTGAAACCTCTCCGGCGGTCGACGCTCTTGAGGCGCTGGATCCCGATAGTCTAACGCCAAAACAAGCGCTGGAATGGATTTACCGGCTCAAAACGCTGGTCTAG
- a CDS encoding tyrosine-type recombinase/integrase: MKMTLNQSIIINKLSIETKPELDSDGRVVYVPNISGKPYLITDSHRDSPVGFGVKISATKKTYIIQRRVSGGDRSPSEGKSPSQVIRATIGNVSDFASIDQAREVARTYAQSMKSTKRNPNTVKREADIAELTLSEIFTQYRQHLLGRSKPAKPNSIRVLDKAEQKLKEWERYRVRDLTGSLILKKFDEIASKTRTTAEQTFRWANVAVQHSIDVEAMNAQSQQRLPVLTYNPFTVLRVQKKYRSRSELEESYQSKGVRNPLSAKDTLGKFLEALNNKRSFNRLGCDYLLLTVLLGARKEETASLCWREELSAEEAKSTSYVDLVNKKIFFFDTKNRTNHELPICDAVKCLLEQRRDIVFDKEVKASRRKWVFPARSPRSKSGHYSDSKTLREYLCAEAGIAKVGTHDLRRTFGRIAEEIGSYAVVKKLLNHRNTTDPTERYAEPDKNRVFEALQRIELHILMTAPGLYNNLLASAKYPPIPEYSGKQA, translated from the coding sequence GTGAAGATGACTCTGAATCAATCAATAATTATCAATAAGTTATCGATAGAAACCAAACCTGAGTTAGATTCAGACGGACGAGTTGTGTATGTGCCTAACATTTCTGGTAAGCCGTATCTTATCACTGACAGCCACCGTGATTCACCCGTAGGCTTTGGTGTAAAGATCAGTGCAACGAAGAAGACCTATATCATCCAGAGAAGAGTTTCAGGAGGGGACAGAAGTCCTTCAGAGGGCAAGTCACCTTCACAGGTAATCAGAGCGACGATAGGTAATGTATCGGATTTTGCATCGATTGATCAGGCTCGTGAAGTTGCGAGAACCTATGCACAATCGATGAAATCTACTAAAAGAAACCCAAATACAGTTAAACGAGAAGCTGATATCGCAGAGCTAACCCTCAGTGAGATTTTTACTCAATATCGTCAGCACCTGCTAGGACGAAGCAAACCAGCAAAACCAAATTCAATCCGGGTGCTGGATAAAGCGGAACAAAAGCTTAAAGAGTGGGAGCGGTATAGGGTCCGTGACCTCACAGGAAGCCTCATTCTTAAGAAGTTTGATGAGATAGCCTCAAAAACCAGAACGACGGCTGAGCAGACTTTCAGGTGGGCAAATGTGGCAGTTCAACATTCTATCGATGTAGAGGCGATGAATGCACAGAGCCAGCAACGACTTCCTGTTCTCACTTACAACCCATTCACTGTGCTCAGAGTGCAAAAGAAATATCGTAGTCGCTCTGAACTGGAAGAAAGCTATCAGTCAAAAGGTGTGAGAAATCCGCTTTCAGCAAAAGATACATTGGGTAAGTTTCTGGAGGCGCTGAACAACAAGAGAAGCTTTAACCGCCTTGGTTGCGATTATCTCCTTCTAACGGTGTTGCTTGGTGCGAGAAAGGAAGAAACGGCTTCTCTATGCTGGAGAGAGGAGCTATCGGCAGAAGAAGCAAAGTCTACGAGCTATGTCGATTTGGTTAATAAGAAAATTTTCTTCTTTGATACCAAGAACAGGACTAATCATGAGCTTCCCATCTGTGATGCTGTCAAGTGTTTATTAGAGCAAAGAAGGGATATCGTTTTTGATAAAGAAGTAAAAGCGAGTCGCAGAAAATGGGTGTTTCCAGCACGATCACCTCGAAGCAAAAGCGGGCACTATAGTGATAGTAAAACACTTAGAGAATACCTATGTGCAGAAGCCGGAATCGCTAAGGTAGGCACTCATGACCTGAGAAGAACCTTTGGCAGGATCGCTGAAGAGATTGGCTCCTATGCTGTTGTAAAGAAGCTCCTGAATCACCGTAACACAACCGATCCTACCGAGAGGTATGCTGAACCGGACAAAAACCGAGTGTTTGAGGCACTACAGCGGATTGAGCTACATATACTGATGACTGCGCCAGGGTTATATAATAATTTACTGGCTTCAGCAAAATACCCACCAATACCTGAATATTCTGGGAAGCAAGCATGA
- a CDS encoding tyrosine-type recombinase/integrase translates to MDRIVTNTIKMDTGERCCLITDKVSKVPLYYPCLYISTELRKKNESISTIELHSASIALFYRFLNLKNIDIEARIRTAEFLHLQEIDGLKEFITKRMKKEKVANLDSGCRVNSNTQYFRLTAIIKYLEWLCDFFTVSYKRDHKLIEKFIAKLKSHRPKIRFKNQDPAKDRNLNQNQINILFEILKIGSEMNPFNSDVQRRNRLMILILYNLGLRAGELLNIKIADIDIGSQTIFINRRADDPHDSRIKQPLVKTLSRKLSISDDLSQEISNYIKVERRKHRMKKDNGYLFICHKKGNTFGEPLSIQAYHKIINALRISCPDLSRMTGHKLRHTWNYEFSSKMDRMESPPNQYEQEQMRSLLMGWKEGSGTASTYNRRFIENKAAELALNMQKDMINRGGV, encoded by the coding sequence ATGGATAGAATAGTAACTAATACAATAAAAATGGATACTGGAGAGAGATGTTGTTTGATCACTGATAAAGTTTCAAAAGTGCCGCTTTATTATCCGTGTTTGTATATATCAACTGAGTTAAGAAAGAAAAACGAATCAATTTCAACTATTGAGCTACATTCAGCGAGTATAGCTCTTTTTTATAGATTTCTGAATCTCAAGAACATAGACATAGAAGCAAGGATCAGAACAGCAGAGTTTCTTCATCTTCAAGAGATTGATGGACTAAAAGAATTTATAACTAAGAGAATGAAAAAAGAGAAGGTTGCAAATCTTGATAGCGGGTGCAGGGTTAATAGTAATACTCAGTACTTCAGATTAACAGCAATTATTAAATATCTTGAATGGTTATGTGACTTCTTCACAGTGAGTTATAAAAGAGATCACAAACTTATTGAAAAATTCATTGCGAAATTGAAAAGTCACAGACCTAAGATCAGATTCAAAAACCAAGATCCAGCAAAAGATAGAAACCTCAATCAAAATCAAATTAATATTTTGTTTGAGATTTTGAAAATAGGTTCAGAAATGAATCCATTTAATTCTGATGTTCAAAGGCGAAACAGACTAATGATACTGATTCTTTATAACTTGGGATTAAGGGCAGGAGAGTTACTAAACATCAAAATCGCAGATATTGATATAGGTTCTCAGACAATTTTTATCAACAGGAGAGCTGATGATCCTCATGACTCAAGGATTAAACAACCACTTGTTAAAACCCTAAGTAGGAAGTTATCAATATCTGATGACTTAAGTCAGGAAATTTCCAATTATATTAAAGTAGAAAGAAGAAAGCACAGAATGAAAAAAGATAATGGTTATCTTTTTATTTGTCATAAAAAGGGAAATACGTTTGGAGAACCATTATCTATTCAGGCATATCATAAAATAATTAATGCCTTAAGGATATCTTGCCCCGACCTTTCTAGAATGACAGGGCATAAATTAAGACACACCTGGAATTATGAATTTTCTTCAAAGATGGACCGTATGGAGAGTCCACCTAATCAATATGAGCAAGAACAAATGAGGTCTTTACTCATGGGCTGGAAAGAGGGTTCGGGGACTGCTTCTACTTATAACAGAAGATTCATCGAAAACAAGGCCGCAGAGTTAGCTCTGAATATGCAGAAAGATATGATCAATAGAGGAGGTGTTTAA